The genome window TCCATCTGCACGTGGCCGACGACGCGGTCATCGCCGAGTTCACCCTGCTCGGGACCAACCTGGGCGAGTTCTACGGGTTGCCGCCGACCGGCAAGGCCTTCGAGGTGGCGATGATCGCCGTGTTCACCTTCGAGGGGGAGGGGATCACCAACGAGCGGGTGTACTTCGATGCCGCCAGCCTGGTGAGCCAGATCGGGCGGTCCGAGCTGCTGGCCCTGCTCGGCGGCTGACCGTCCTCCGGGCGGCCTGCGGGGATCGCCTCCGGAGCCACCAGACTGCACCGGTGATCCTCGTCGACGCCCAGGGCGTCACCATGACCCGGCCGGGACGGTCGCTGTTCAGCGACCTGTCGCTGACGATGTCGACGGGCGACCGCATCGGGATCGTGGGCGTCAACGGGTCGGGCAAGTCCACGCTGCTGCGCGTGCTGGCGGGCCAGGTCGAGCCCGAGGCCGGCGTGGTGCGTCGCGGCAGCGGCGTGCGGGTGGCCATGCTCGACCAGGCCGACGACCTGGGCCAGGGCACCGTGCGGGAGGTGGTCGGCGGGGACTGGCGCGCCGAGGCGGTGCTCGACCGGTTGGGGCTCGCGGAGGTGTTGGACCGCGACGTCCAGGCCGTGTCGGGGGGACAGCGCAAACGGGCCGCGCTGGCCCGTGCCCTGTCCACGGAGTGCGACCTGCTGGTGCTCGACGAGCCCACCAACCACCTCGACATCGAGGCCATCGCCTGGCTCGAGGAGTGGCTGGCGGACTTCCGGGGCGGGCTGCTGCTCGTCACCCACGACCGTCACGTGCTCGACCGGGTCACCAACCGGGTGCTCGAGATCGACCGGTCCGGCTCGTACGTCCACGAGGGCGGCTACAGCAGCTATCTCGACGGCAAGGCCGAGCGGGCGGCGCAGGCCAAGGCCGCCGACGCGGTCCGGGCCAACCTCGCCAAGCGCGAGCTCATCTGGCTGCGTCACGGGGCGCCGGCCCGTACCCGCAAGTCGAAGTACCGCGTGGCCCGCGCCGAGGAGCTCCAGCAGGTGGCGCGCGTCGACGACGTGCGCAGCGAGGACCTCGACCTGCACCAGGGCACCCCTCGCCTGGGCAAGCACGTCATCGAGCTGAGCGGCGTCGCCTTCGCGTACCCCGGCAAGGAGCCGCTGCTGCGCGACGTGGATCTCCTGCTGGGACCGGGCGACCGCCTCGGTGTCGTGGGCGCGAACGGGGCTGGCAAGAGCACCTTGCTGGGGTTGATCGCCGGGACGCTCGAACCGACGGCCGGCGAGGTGCGCCTCGGCCCGACCGTCCAGCTCGGCCTGTACGACCAGACGAGTCGAGAGCTGACGCCGGGCCGTCGCGTGCACGAGGTGGTGTGCGGCGTGGGGGTGAAGCCCGACTGGCGTGACGTCCAGATGATGGAGCGGTTCTGGTTCGACGCCGACGCCCAGCGGGCCCCGGTCGAACTCCTGTCGGGGGGCGAGCGACGGCGCCTCCAGCTGGTGGAGCTGCTCCTGCGCCGCCCCAACGTGTTGTTGCTCGACGAGCCCACCAACGACCTCGACCTCGACACCTTGCGGGTGCTCGAGGACTTCCTCGACAGCTGGCCCGGGACGCTGGTGGTCGCCTCCCACGACCGGGCCTTCCTCGAGCGCACGGTCGAGGACGTCGTGGTGCTGGACGGGTCGGGCACGGCCAAGGGTCGCCCCGGAGGCTACGCGGCCTGGGCCGATGAGCGCCTCGCCGCGCGCCGGCGGGGCCGGGGCGGCGGCACCCAGGCGGCGGGCTCGAAGCCGGCCTCGTCCGGCGGTGGGACGAAGGGCGCCGCGCCGGCGGGCCCCAAGCCTCGGTCTCGCAGCACCCTCACCCGCCTCATGCGCGAGGCGGACAAGGAGGTCCAGAAGCTGGCCCGGCGCCGCGACCGCCTCCACGAGCAGCTCCTCGAGGCCGCCGCCGACCACAAGGAGCTGGCCCGCCTCGGCACCGAGGAGGCCGAGGCCGCCGCCGAGCTCGAGGCCGCCGAGGAGGCCTGGCTCGCCCTCGCCGAGGAGGCCGAGGCCCTCGACGCCTGACGATTCCCAGCGCCGGGCGAGTCGGGCGATGGCACGATGGTGCCCGTGGCGATCAGCGTGCGGCGGTTCGGGGTGGTGCTCGTCGCCGCGTCGGTGGTCGTCGGACTCTTACCGGTCGGCGCCGGCGCCAGCACCGGGTTCGGTCATGCCGCTGGCGGCACGGCCGCGACCCCGCCCCTGCCCATGGACGAGCCGCCGCCCGGGGCGACGACGAGCACCATCGCGGTGGGGGTCGATGACACCTACGTCGCCGAGGCCGGGCCACCGACGGACCGCTCGTCCGAGCCGACCCTCCAGGTCGGTTTCGACGGCACCGGAGCCCATCGGACCTTCCTCCACGTCGACGACGTCGACGCCCTCGCTGGCCAGGACATCTTCGCGGCACGGCTGTCGGTGTGGCAGGAGTCGTCGACGACGTGTCCGGCGTCACCCCTCGAGGTCCGCACCGTCCGTGTCCCATGGGCGGGGACCGGGACGACCACGTGGCCCGGTCCGGAGACGGCGACCTTCCAGGCCGTCACCGCCGACGAGTCCGGTGGCTGTGGCCCGGGGTGGGTCACGGCGGACGTGAGTCGCTTGGTGGAGCGCTGGTCGCGAGGGCTCATCGCCGACGAGGGCCTCGCTCTGTTGGCTCGCAACGAAGGTGCGATCGACGGATTCCGCTCGTTCTCCTCCGCCGACGGCGGCCACCCACCGGTGCTCGAGGTGTGGTCAGCCGACGCGAGCCGTCCCAGCCACCCGTGGATGCCGTTCGACCTGGTCGACAGCGACTTCGGGGTCGGCGGTCCGTTCACGCTGTCGGCCCGCTACCGCGACCCCGAGGGCGACGAGGGTCGGGTGGTGTTCTTCACCTACGACGACCGCACCGGCGCCTACCTGGGGGCTTACCCGAGCCAGGTTGTCGCGGCCGAGACCGTGGCGTCGGTGACCCCCAGCCTTCCCTTCGATGTCCGAGTGCGGTGGCGAGCGATGAGCGTGGACGCCGTCCACGGGACCACCTCGCACGTCTCCCGGTACGAGACCGCGACGAGGTTCGTGGTCCGCTCCTACGCCCCCCTCGGTGGTGACATGGAGGCCCTGTCGCAGGTTCAGGCGTTCGTCGACGCCGAGGTCGGCGCGGTCACGGGGGTCCGGTTCGCGGTCGACGGCGTGCCGATCGCCACGGACCCTGCGTCGCCCTGGTTCGTGACCTTCTACTCCCAGTACTTCCCCGACGGTCCCCACTCGCTCACGGCCACCGTCGTGGGTGGACCCTTCGACGGCCACACCAGTCCTGTGTTCCCGGTCGAGATGGACAACGACTGGTGGGTGGTCGGCCCCGACCTCGCCCTGGCCCGCACGGCGGCCGGGCCCTTGGTCGGCGACAACCGGTTCGACCGGCGGCCACCCTTCGAGCAGCGTCTGCTGCAGACCGTGGACCTCGGTCAGACGCGCCGCTTCGTGCTCCGGCTCCAGAACGACCGCTTCGGGCCGGACTCGATCCTCCTCGAGGCCGAGGAGTCCGGCGCCATTGGCTACGCGGTGCGGTTCCGGGCCGAAGGTCGCGACGTCACGTCGGCCGTCCGTGCGGGAACCTACGAGGTCGGGCCACTCGACCCGGGGGAGGCCGCAACGGTCAAGGTCCTGATCACCGCCGGCGCGGACGCCGGTTCGTACCGGGCGGTCGACCTGACCGCCTCCTCTGCCCTTGACGCCCACGCGATCGACGTCGTCCGGGCACGCGTCGACCGGGGCTGAGCTCCCGGCTACGCCAGCGGGCCGACGCGCTCACCGCCCCCAGCCGGATGGTCTTGCCGCTGGCTGACAGCTGCCTGACGGGGTTCTGAACCCCCGTGTGAACCACGTGTGAACAAGTGCTGACCTGACTGGTGAGTCAGGCCGGTCACTCCTAGGTTCGGCGCCGATGGGCGGTCGAACCACGGAGGGAGCAGCAGCGCGCGCGGGTCGCGGTCGTCGCCTCGTGGGCGTGGGGGCCCTGGTGCTGGTGCTCGGCGCGCTCTTCGGCGCCGGCGTGGCCACGGCCGACCCGGCCGACCCCGTCGTCCCCGACCCGTCGAGCACCACCACGACCACGACCGCTACGACGCTCCCCCCGACGACCACGACGGTCCCGCCGTCGACCACGACCACCGTGGCGCCCCGGGCCGTCGAGCCGGTGCGGCCGGCGCCGACCACGTCGACCACCCTCCCGGCCCCGTCCCCCGACGTGGCGACGCCGCTGGAGCACGACGACCACGACGAGGGGGGCTGCACCGACGGCGAGTTCAGCGACCTGCCGACGACCACCGACCTCAACGGCCAGCACCGGGTCCTGCTCGGTCGGGTCGTGCAGTTCGAGGTCCACGTCCGCAAGGACTCCTGCGCCGAGCACGCCCCGCCCACGGGCGTGGTGCAGCTCTGGCGCCTCCGGTCCGGCGATTTCGAGCTGGTCATGGTCGACCAACTCACCCTCGACTCGGCCGGCGCGACCCTGCTCCAGGACGACGACGCGAGCACGCCCGGCACCTACACCTACTGGGCCGAGTACCTCGGGGTGGAGGGCGGGTGGACCGGCGACGACGGGCCGTACGCGCCCGGCTACCTGCCGTCGACGTCGGAGGCACAGGACGTCGAGGTCGTGGGCGTGCCCACCCGGGTGCTGCTGTTCTCGAGCACCGGCTACCTGTACGAGGGCAACGACCTCACCCTCACCGCGCTCGTCGAGACCGTGCCCGTCGGCGCCGCCGCACCGAAGGGGTTCGTCACCTTCTACGCGGACGGCCGTCAGTTGAACACCGTCCAGTTGAACGGCGACGGCGTGGCGCAGACCGTGGTCACGCAGCCGAGTCTCGGTGAGCACACCTACGCCGTCTACTACGACGGCTACGACGAGGAGGACGGCACCTTCGGGCGCATCGACGACCCGGCCGAGACCAC of Acidimicrobiales bacterium contains these proteins:
- a CDS encoding ester cyclase translates to MDDALRQRRLAVIEEHFASEVDQEWERTLATFGGRPHYEIVPTGQVFDGRDEVLGYYEATRTAFPDQRHGDVHLHVADDAVIAEFTLLGTNLGEFYGLPPTGKAFEVAMIAVFTFEGEGITNERVYFDAASLVSQIGRSELLALLGG
- a CDS encoding ABC-F family ATP-binding cassette domain-containing protein — encoded protein: MILVDAQGVTMTRPGRSLFSDLSLTMSTGDRIGIVGVNGSGKSTLLRVLAGQVEPEAGVVRRGSGVRVAMLDQADDLGQGTVREVVGGDWRAEAVLDRLGLAEVLDRDVQAVSGGQRKRAALARALSTECDLLVLDEPTNHLDIEAIAWLEEWLADFRGGLLLVTHDRHVLDRVTNRVLEIDRSGSYVHEGGYSSYLDGKAERAAQAKAADAVRANLAKRELIWLRHGAPARTRKSKYRVARAEELQQVARVDDVRSEDLDLHQGTPRLGKHVIELSGVAFAYPGKEPLLRDVDLLLGPGDRLGVVGANGAGKSTLLGLIAGTLEPTAGEVRLGPTVQLGLYDQTSRELTPGRRVHEVVCGVGVKPDWRDVQMMERFWFDADAQRAPVELLSGGERRRLQLVELLLRRPNVLLLDEPTNDLDLDTLRVLEDFLDSWPGTLVVASHDRAFLERTVEDVVVLDGSGTAKGRPGGYAAWADERLAARRRGRGGGTQAAGSKPASSGGGTKGAAPAGPKPRSRSTLTRLMREADKEVQKLARRRDRLHEQLLEAAADHKELARLGTEEAEAAAELEAAEEAWLALAEEAEALDA
- a CDS encoding DNRLRE domain-containing protein; translation: MAISVRRFGVVLVAASVVVGLLPVGAGASTGFGHAAGGTAATPPLPMDEPPPGATTSTIAVGVDDTYVAEAGPPTDRSSEPTLQVGFDGTGAHRTFLHVDDVDALAGQDIFAARLSVWQESSTTCPASPLEVRTVRVPWAGTGTTTWPGPETATFQAVTADESGGCGPGWVTADVSRLVERWSRGLIADEGLALLARNEGAIDGFRSFSSADGGHPPVLEVWSADASRPSHPWMPFDLVDSDFGVGGPFTLSARYRDPEGDEGRVVFFTYDDRTGAYLGAYPSQVVAAETVASVTPSLPFDVRVRWRAMSVDAVHGTTSHVSRYETATRFVVRSYAPLGGDMEALSQVQAFVDAEVGAVTGVRFAVDGVPIATDPASPWFVTFYSQYFPDGPHSLTATVVGGPFDGHTSPVFPVEMDNDWWVVGPDLALARTAAGPLVGDNRFDRRPPFEQRLLQTVDLGQTRRFVLRLQNDRFGPDSILLEAEESGAIGYAVRFRAEGRDVTSAVRAGTYEVGPLDPGEAATVKVLITAGADAGSYRAVDLTASSALDAHAIDVVRARVDRG